Sequence from the Carboxydocella sporoproducens DSM 16521 genome:
CGAATCTGCCGGGCCATTTCTTCCGCCTGCCTGATGATATCTTCAGCATGGGCTTGGGCCTCTTTGACCACTTCACTTTCATGGGCCAGTTTGCTTTTCTCATCATGGGCCTGGTCGATAATTCTTTTCGCTTGCTGTTCCGCATCTTGCAGAATCCGCTGATATTCCCTGGTAATCATCCGGGCCTGCTTCAACTCGTCCGGTAAAAGCACCCGGATCCGGTCCAGGATTTCGATAAGATCACCGGCATCCAGCAAGACCTTATTGCTAATGGGTACACGAAAAGCTTCATTCACCATTTCTTCCAGGTTATCCAGTAAATCCAGTACTTCCACTCGCTGCTCCCCTCCAATGGGTAAATTTAGCCCTTGAGCTGGGCCAGTTTTTCCTTGATTTTAATTTCGACAACCTCGGGGACAAATCCTTTAATGCAACCACCATAATTTGCAATTTCTTTAATTAAACTGGAACTGATAAAGGAATATTCCGCCCGCGCCATCATAAAAAAGGTCTCCACGGAAGGCTTGAGCTTGCGGTTGGTTACCGCCATTTGTAATTCATTTTCAAAATCGGAAATCGCCCGCAAGCCGCGGATAATTACCCGCGCCTTCTGGGAAACAACATAGTCTACTGTCAAACCAGTAAAGCTGTCTACCCTGACATTAGGATAGGGCCGCAAAACTTCCCGTAATAATTCAACTCGTTCTTCCATTGAAAAAAGAGGTTTCTTAGCAGAATTAACCGAAACAGCGACTATCACCTGATCAAACACATCTGCCGCCCTTTCGATAATATCCAGATGGCCATTGGTGATAGGATCAAAACTACCCGGGTAAACAGCTATTTTCACTCTGCCTTCTCCTCCTCAATATAGAAATTCAAGGCCGCTTCCCCATATTTTTCCCGCCGTTTCAGCCGGTAACCTGCTATCTCTTCAATAGCCGGCTCCCGTGACCTGGTCTCTACTATAATCCAGCCCTCCTGCTGAAGCAGCCGGTATTGCGAAAGCAATGGCAACACTCGGGACAAATGTCCTTGTTCATAGGGCGGATCGAGAAAGATAAAATCAAATTTTCTCCCTTCCCGTCCCAAACGGGGAATGGCGCGATAGACATCATCCTTTAATACCTCTGCCCTTTCCTCCAGGCCGGTGCTGGACAAGTTGTCCCTGATGCAGGCCAGGGCTTTCGGGTCCTTTTCCACCAGCACTGCCCGGGTTGCTCCCCGGCTGAGGGCTTCAATCGCCAGGGCCCCGGTACCGGCAAACAGGTCAAGACAGGTACTATCCCAGATTCGGTTCCCGATAATATTGAACAGAGCTTCTCTGACCCGGTCCAGAGTCGGCCGGGTGGAAATACCCCTGGGAGCTTTCAGTTTTCGACCTCTGGCCTGTCCAGCTATTACCCGCAATTTTTTCACCTCATTTGCATTATAGCATAGAAAAAATTTTTTTCCAGATGTATAAACCTTTTCCCTGCAGGTAATAAATATAAATGAACCAGTCAACACTCTCCCTACAAGCTCTTTCTCCGGTTTCTCCTCTCCCAATGTTACCCGCAAGGGTAACAAATTGGGCCACACCGCAAGGTAGTGGCCTTCTTTTTTTATCTAGGATAGAGATGCAGTTGTCCTCTGGTATCCAGCAAGGCGAAAAAGATTTGCTGTGGCTGCTGGTACCCCTGTTTTTGCAGCTCTCCAACCAGCCAGTTTTCCGACAGACCAATCTGTCCCAGATTATGTTTTTGTACAATCCCATCTTTGATTAAGGGGATAGGTAATCCCTCATAACTCGTAGCTAAACTCAGATCAGCAGGAGTAACGGGACGATTCTGGCTTTTGGGGATTACACTTAGCTTTCCGGAAGTCTCCAGTACCGCGAATTCCACTTCCGCCGGTGAGGTAAAACCCTTTTCCCGTAACTGAGCCATTAAATCATCCAGGCTATAGCGCAAGCGTTTCATTTCCTCAATTACCGGCTGGCCATTAGCCACAACAATGGAAGGCTGTCCATCCATCAGTTTACGAAAGACCGGAAATTTTAACGCCAAATAGGAAGTGATAATTTCCAGCAAAACCACTACCAGAATAGGCACCAGGCTGGGCAACAGGGGTTTCTGGTAATACTCCATGGGAATAGCAGCCAGTTCTGCCAGCACAATAAAAACCACAATATCAAAAGTGGATAACTGTCCTACTTCTCTTTTTCCCATTAACCTTACCATGACCAGAATGAAAATATAAACAAAAATTGCCCGCAACACCACGTTTGCCATATATTTCCCTCCAAAAAATTATGTATAATTGCGAAAATTGCCGGGTACATTAAAGGCAGAAATTTGGAGAGGAAGATAATTCATGGCGCGACCGGAATTGCTTAAGCATTTTTCCATCAATCTCGATCTGGCTCTCGAAGCCCATGAAGCGATTCGGGGCCAGGTACAACGGGAAATTCCCGGTGTCGCAATGGAAAAACTGCAAAAACCTCATGCCACCGTAACCATCGTTACAGTCCTGGATGCCCAGGGAGAGCAATTAATGGGTAAACCGCCAGGTAAATATATTACCATCGAAGCACCAGATATCCGGGAAGGTAACCGGTTAGTACAGGCCGAAATCGCCCGGGTCTTTGCCGACCAGCTTAAATCCCTGCTATCCCTGGGGCCAGATGCCACCGTTCTTCTGGTCGGACTGGGCAACTGGAAGGCTACCCCGGATGCGCTGGGGCCCAGAGTAATCAATTCCGTCCTGGTAACCCGCCACCTTTTTCATTATGCCCCCCAGGAACTGGCCGGAGGGATGCGCCCGGTTTGCGCTCTGGCCCCGGGTGTCCTTGGTATAACCGGCATTGAAACCGCTGAAATCATCCGTGGGGTAGTGGACAGAGTCAAGCCCAATGCTGTTATCTGCATTGATGCCCTGGCCGCTGGCAGTGCCATGCGCATCGGCACTACTATCCAGCTAGCTGACACCGGTATAAGTCCCGGTTCCGGCCTGGGTCATAAACGACAGGGTTTAAATCAAGAGACTCTGGGGGTTCCTGTGATTGCCATTGGCATCCCCACCGTTTGTCATGCTGCTGTTATTGCCGGCGAGGCTATCGATAAATTACTGGAGCAGTTCCAGACCAGCCCAACCCTATATCAAATATACAAGAATCTCAATCCGGCTATGATTCAACAAATTATTAATGAAGTGCTGCACCCTTTCGCCGGCAATCTGGTTATGACTCCCAAGGATATTGATGATTTAATTTCCGAATGTGCCAGGATAGTCGCAGGTGGTCTGAATTTGGCCCTCCACCCCGGTATTCCCGAACAGGAAGCCTTCAGCTACCTGCACTAGCCATAGATGGAGAAAGGCGGGACCAAACCCGCCTTCTCCGCCACCCTTATTGCTGGGGAGTAGTGGTGCCAGCTTGCCCGGCCAGAGCTTGTTCAGCCAGCTGCACCATTTTCTTGGTCATCCATCCACCGATGCTGCCACACTCCCGTGAGGTCATATTTTCATAGCCAACAGTCTGGATTTTTTCCGCTAAACCGATTTCATTAGCGATTTCATATTTGAACTGTTCCAAAGCCCTTTTGGCACCGGGAACCGCAGTTTTGTTCCGATTTCTGGCCATGATGCCTCAACCTCCTTCGTTACTGTTGTACACGACCAGCCAAAGCCTGTTCAGCCAGTTGTACCATTTTCTTGGTCATCCATCCACCGATGCTGCCACATTCACGGGAGGTCATGTTTTCATAACCAACAGTCTGAATCTTGCCGGCTAAGCCGATTTCATTGGCCACTTCCATTTTGAACTGCTCCAGGGCCCGTTTGGCGCCGGGAACAGCCGGTTGATTGGTATTGCGTCCGCCTGGCATCTTTATCACCTCCTTTGCTGTTGGTGTTCATAGTATCCATCAAATTCAGTCACCCTATACGCAACAGTTATTGGCGCGGCTGTTTACCTGTTTCCTCTTTTGTAAAAGGAATGTTGCCAATGCCAGTGATGCCCAGTTCAGAAGCTACTTCATACTGAAATTTTTTCAGCTCCGGAGTCAGAGGAAATTCCTTTTTATTTTTTTTCGCCATCATCCTCACCTCCTCTCGAGGGTGTAAAAAGCCAGGAGAAAAATCTCCTGGCTGGTGCGACTGGACTTACTGTTTTGGATGGGCCAGACTCCGTTCCGCCATTTCAATGGCTTTGTGCACCATCATGCCACATTGCCGCGAGGTAACGCCACCGAAACCTTCCCGCTGGACGATGTCCGCCACCCCTAATTCTCTGGCAATTTCCCACTTCAACTGCTCGGACATGATACTGCGCCGTCTGCCCATGGCCACTACCTCCTTCACCATCGCACCATTTATAGTTTGCGTGATTTGCTTAAAACTAACCAGGCAATTTTTGCCAAAAACAAAAGCGGGCTAACCCGCTTTTAATACTCCTCATTGGAAACATAGCCGACCCGACCGGCCAGCAAAGTTTGGCCTCAAACATCGCATTTATTTTCAGGATTGCGAAAGACACTGTTGCCACACTGGGGACATTTGACTGCTGCTTCGGCATTATCCGGTTGTACAGGTTTTACCATCTTCATTTCACCTCCTGCCATAGTTTGCGGCAGGAAGGCGAAAAAAATACTCTTATCTCAGCAGCCACTTAATAATTAGCATATGCTACCACAATTGCACGAAGAAGGAAGCATGGAAATCAACCGGAACAGCAGTCTACAACATCAATTACAACGTGGTCATGGCTGATCACGTACAAGTTTTTCTCTCCGCTCCTCCCAAAATAGCCCCGGCGGTAATCGCCAAAGAGGTGACTCCTGTGGCACCTGCGGAGAGAGTACGATAGTTATAGCTTCCTACCACCCCCTATAAAAACATACCTGCTTTATCACTTTTTGTCACACTGTAAACAAAAACACAGCGATTATTCATCGCTGTAACGAACCAAAAACCGGGAGTATTTTTCCTTACACTCCTGAAGACATTTAACCTCTAGTTTTTGATAGGCCCGGCGGACTATAGTTTTCACTGTGTTTTTGCTAATTCTCAGCTTCCTAGCCACTGCTTCATAACTATATCCAGCAACCAGGTACTCCAAAACAACCTTTTCCCGCCCGGACAGTTCCAAATACTTCAGCCTCTCCTTGTCTGCCGCAACATGAGTCTCCCGGTCAACTTCCCTGGAAATTATTTTTGCCAACATTTCAACTAAAGGAATCATCTTTATTAAATCGGTTTCAATATGCGCAGAAATGTCCAAAAAACCCATTATTCCATGATAACTGCTATAAATCGGAACAGCAACACAGTACCAGGATTTTAAGAAATCACAATAATGCTGTTCTCCTCTAACTACTACCGTTTTTAGTTCTTGCATGGCCAAGCAGATGGCATTGGTTCCGGCACTTTCACAACTAAAAGATGTACCTCTCCTTATTCCAAGTTCAGCACACATTTTTAACACTTCCGGACTACAGGTAAGCTCCAGGACATACCCTTCCTTATCACAGAGCAGGAATAATACATTTTTATCCAGCAAACTGGCATAACTTTCCTGCAGCAGCGGAGCCGCGATCTCTAATAAAATCTTGTTCTGCTTTATTCTAACTAATGTTTTTTGTTTACTCAAACAAATCCTGGGTCTGTCCTGGTCCGGTTTAATGCCAAGTTGTTTGGATTTTTGCCATGATTCATTGATCCGCACTGAATCAAAAAATAAGACACTGGTATCCTGGTGGAGAAAATCAAGTTGTTTCCATTTATCAAACAAAAAGATTCCCCCCTCTTAATCTCCCCCATTCCTATGTCTATATTTTATCATGTGAAACTTTTCCTGAGAAGAAAAAACGGGCCAGCCCCCTGCTTGTCTACGACCGGTGAGCCTGGGAAGGGGCAGGCGGTTAAAACTGTTGACAGTGCTGCCCTATTTAAAACTCGGGAGTAATCGTTACCGAATGAGGCAACTCTTATACGCCATTACCACAAAATCTCCCAACAGATACTTGTGGAAAAATCCTTACAAAAATAACGAATTTCCTCTTGCAAAAAACAATTCTAATTTTGTGATACAGGAGGAATAGTAGTTGATGAATTTATTTTCTTCCAGATTGATTTGATTACAACTTTATACAATAGGTTACCGAAGATTACATAGAATATTATAGTTGCAGTTAAACAGAAATAACATAAATTCCCAGCCCAAAAAAATTGAGCGCACTGTAGAAAAGATGCAAAGCTAGCACATAACATCGCAGTTAAAAGTGTCAGATATTTTAGGCTTGAAAAACGCATTGAAAAATGATTCAAAACCGCAAGGGTGACAGAAGCAACAACTCCTATCAACGCTATAATTACACCATCTATTGGCAGAAAGAATATTTGGTTACACAAAGAACAGCCTTTAACAGTATATTTGACCCAAGCCGTATAACTAAGTAAAACTGCGTTAATTAACGATAAACAAGTTGTTGTATTTATCTTCCACACCTTTTCCCTTCCCCATTTCTTAATATAGCATTTTTATTAATCTATTAACGTTTTCTATGCGGAAATGCGCTTCGGGGGTCTCCTATCCAATCTCCTATAACCTTCCATATACCTTTATATTTACTAGCTTTTTTTTCTTTTAAGTAAAAAGGATACCATAAAAAAGTTGTTGAAAAAATCAAATAATATACTATCATTGAAATAAATCCAAAGGCTCCATTATTTGTATAGCTTTTAATAATAAAGTTAATTGTAAGTCCCAAAGTAATATTTAAAACTATAAGAGCACCATACCTGTTCCTAAAAAGAGTTCCAATTTCTAGCCAAATTCCC
This genomic interval carries:
- the coaD gene encoding pantetheine-phosphate adenylyltransferase, yielding MKIAVYPGSFDPITNGHLDIIERAADVFDQVIVAVSVNSAKKPLFSMEERVELLREVLRPYPNVRVDSFTGLTVDYVVSQKARVIIRGLRAISDFENELQMAVTNRKLKPSVETFFMMARAEYSFISSSLIKEIANYGGCIKGFVPEVVEIKIKEKLAQLKG
- the rsmD gene encoding 16S rRNA (guanine(966)-N(2))-methyltransferase RsmD → MWPNLLPLRVTLGEEKPEKELVGRVLTGSFIFITCREKVYTSGKKFFLCYNANEVKKLRVIAGQARGRKLKAPRGISTRPTLDRVREALFNIIGNRIWDSTCLDLFAGTGALAIEALSRGATRAVLVEKDPKALACIRDNLSSTGLEERAEVLKDDVYRAIPRLGREGRKFDFIFLDPPYEQGHLSRVLPLLSQYRLLQQEGWIIVETRSREPAIEEIAGYRLKRREKYGEAALNFYIEEEKAE
- a CDS encoding DUF421 domain-containing protein; this encodes MANVVLRAIFVYIFILVMVRLMGKREVGQLSTFDIVVFIVLAELAAIPMEYYQKPLLPSLVPILVVVLLEIITSYLALKFPVFRKLMDGQPSIVVANGQPVIEEMKRLRYSLDDLMAQLREKGFTSPAEVEFAVLETSGKLSVIPKSQNRPVTPADLSLATSYEGLPIPLIKDGIVQKHNLGQIGLSENWLVGELQKQGYQQPQQIFFALLDTRGQLHLYPR
- the gpr gene encoding GPR endopeptidase, producing the protein MARPELLKHFSINLDLALEAHEAIRGQVQREIPGVAMEKLQKPHATVTIVTVLDAQGEQLMGKPPGKYITIEAPDIREGNRLVQAEIARVFADQLKSLLSLGPDATVLLVGLGNWKATPDALGPRVINSVLVTRHLFHYAPQELAGGMRPVCALAPGVLGITGIETAEIIRGVVDRVKPNAVICIDALAAGSAMRIGTTIQLADTGISPGSGLGHKRQGLNQETLGVPVIAIGIPTVCHAAVIAGEAIDKLLEQFQTSPTLYQIYKNLNPAMIQQIINEVLHPFAGNLVMTPKDIDDLISECARIVAGGLNLALHPGIPEQEAFSYLH
- a CDS encoding alpha/beta-type small acid-soluble spore protein — its product is MARNRNKTAVPGAKRALEQFKYEIANEIGLAEKIQTVGYENMTSRECGSIGGWMTKKMVQLAEQALAGQAGTTTPQQ
- a CDS encoding alpha/beta-type small acid-soluble spore protein yields the protein MPGGRNTNQPAVPGAKRALEQFKMEVANEIGLAGKIQTVGYENMTSRECGSIGGWMTKKMVQLAEQALAGRVQQ
- a CDS encoding small, acid-soluble spore protein, alpha/beta type → MGRRRSIMSEQLKWEIARELGVADIVQREGFGGVTSRQCGMMVHKAIEMAERSLAHPKQ
- a CDS encoding LuxR C-terminal-related transcriptional regulator, yielding MFDKWKQLDFLHQDTSVLFFDSVRINESWQKSKQLGIKPDQDRPRICLSKQKTLVRIKQNKILLEIAAPLLQESYASLLDKNVLFLLCDKEGYVLELTCSPEVLKMCAELGIRRGTSFSCESAGTNAICLAMQELKTVVVRGEQHYCDFLKSWYCVAVPIYSSYHGIMGFLDISAHIETDLIKMIPLVEMLAKIISREVDRETHVAADKERLKYLELSGREKVVLEYLVAGYSYEAVARKLRISKNTVKTIVRRAYQKLEVKCLQECKEKYSRFLVRYSDE